A segment of the Arachis hypogaea cultivar Tifrunner chromosome 5, arahy.Tifrunner.gnm2.J5K5, whole genome shotgun sequence genome:
CTCTTGTTCTCCTTCCAGGAACATATCCGAGCTGTTGACCACGATAACCAATGTTCAGCTGATAACCATCCTCGCCATATGGAAACAACAGAGGATACTGTAAGGGCCAATACAGAGCATGAGTTTCATATATACGTTGCAACCGACCACCAGTAGATCGAACAATAATGTCACGACCATGGTCCGACGAATCAAAATCTCCAACAATCAAAGCAGCAACTTCATCGCAAGAGGGAGCACTGTACATTCTTCGATCAACGTTCCGTTGTGAATACAACTTCAATGAGAAAATCTCAGATGGATGACACTCATATAATTCTCTAACTCTTCGAAAAGACTGTGCTATGACATTATGAGTATCGATCATTTGCAACAACTCAGTTATCAACTCTTTATCTATCTCAGATGTTTgcctaaaacaaaaatatattaaccagaaaaaatatatttaaaaaccaCACAGAAATACCATTGTAAcatattttgatattaaaaatctTTTATTAGCAAAAAATAACTAATAGCATATTATAACAGGAACAAAACACAGTATATATATGAAGTCACAGCTATAAACCTAATTCACAATACAgataacaataaaacaccaataAAGCACAACAAAAACACTAAACAACAAAGTTTCAAACACACATACCCAAAAATTCGCTGCCTATGCATTATCTCATGCTGAGTGTCGTATACGTATAACTGTGCAAATTTGGGCTTCTCACCAGCAACTGGGAGCAAACTTTCAATCCGATGATAATTTTGACCACTTATTATAAACTGCGGTGGACCCCTCCCATCATTCACAGAATCCATTACCTTACCGCCAAGAGACGTGAAGGCAAACATACTGTTATAAGATCGAATATTTTTTTGGAAATACAAACTCTTGCTATCATGTCCATTGATCAAATCATATAACAGATCTGGGGGCTTTTGAAGATAAGGTAACTGGATTTTTCCCTTTGAGCAACAAACAGTAAAAATAGGACGATTAACTGTAGACTCTCTTTCAACACGTTCTGATAACCAGAAACACGCGCCACAAATTGAACATTCATAGTTAGGGTCACCAACATCAAGGCAACCTGGTACatataaaattgagaaaaatatacACAACAATAAAAGAACCTCATCTGAATTATATGACACGAAATAGATTCAACACAACATGAATAAACCATTAGCATAAAGATATTATATAGACTAAATACTTGACTCATTTGAATCTTGTGAGGACAATATATCACAAaacactatttttattttacagtTACTGAATAACATCTCACGACATAATCACAGTCAGATGttttaacaataaataaataagcagTCTATTTTACTATTCTTCAATAATATATGATTTAAGAAAGAGAGCGTACCTTGTATCTCACTTTGCAAGAACAGAGGATGATCAATAACAGAACCAACTTGACTGAATGAATTTATCGAAGGATCATATATTTCTGATTGGTCTATATCATccattttgatttaaaataagaCAAAGTTATGCAAAGATATATTCAACAaccaaatatagaaaagaaaatattcatgtaataaaaattcaattaattatttaagaatgaaCATGTAAGGTAAACATTACAAATATAATAAAGTATCAAAATGAACAAAACAATTTCCCATATATTGTTTTTAACTTCAATTCAGTCATTGCacaattttttctcttaattcGCTACGAAGCCTTTCTTTTTTCTGACTTCAATCCATGCATGACATTATTTATTGTAAATAGATCGCGATACAATTGACCAAATCACTATCAACAAAGGGATAATTGAAGAAGctggaaaaaaaaacaaattttgacaaagagaactaaaaaaaataattatatggaacagagagaagatttgaaaaaattaaaagaatggacaaattaattaaacatttttttaatgtaaaactACTAATTATGACATAAAACTATAGCTATAAGAATCAGACCAGATCTGTCGGTTCAGCCTATTAAACCGACGAACCATTCGAACCGATAGTATAACCAGATCAAGTTTAGGTTTGAACCGAAAAAGGATGTGAACCGCTTAAAACCGGCCAGTTTTCCAAAAAGCGAACAAAACCAACTAAAACCTTCAATAACCAAAAAGGATGTAGTCCTTATGTATGTTTGAAAGAACTATATAAATTAAACATATCTACTGATCTAAACAATTCAATAAAGAATTTTACaatgatattaattatatttaccaCATACAACAGATGGTCAGGCTTACAGTAGCTAATCTAATTACCTTCAATGACTGTGTGCTTTGAATCAACTATTAGGTACTTCAATAACTTTCAGCCATGTAAACAACAACTAAACAATTTCATGATTACATTACCTAATTTAATAAAAACTTATCACAATTTACGGTTATTATAATTACCTTACATCACgtttaattatacaaaatattaattgagttgtcaaattaaaaagagactcAGTACAAAAGTCTAGACATATATTTAATTAGTAACTCTCTGGCCTACTAATAGTTAAAATAACCCTTTTGGgtttaaaagcataaaaaaacaataataaatgacTTAAATACATTTGCTATTACatataaaccaaagaaacttaaaatataatttaacagAAAAGAATCAAAATGGGATAAAAtacttaaatatattattatacctGACAAAGTCAAATATGACCTCTGATTAACATTCTGGGACACGTCAAATAAATTTTCTAAAACATAAGAAGAAATAAAGACAttgaaaacatataaaaaaatagattattagaaacaaaaagattaaatacaaaaatataaagagaGCAATAAAAATTACCCATATAATCATTCAAAGAGAAAACAGGCACCGAGGAATCAAGGACCTCTAAAGCattacaaaacaaaacaaaaaaattacaaacaatCGCATATATATCAAATCAGTAAAAATTGGAGTATAAACCACTAAAAAATATCATGAATCTCAATCCAAAACTAACCTCTCGCATTTCGATGATGAGTTTGTGTTCGCTTTCTTTTTAAACAATTTCGCCTATACTCTCTAGCACGAACTGAGTTATGAGACATCTTTGTTACTCGAACTAAACAGAAAAAAAGGTTGAAATCTGAAAAGCAAGGAGTAAACCTAATTCATTGAAAAGAGAGATGCACACACTTAAGTTTCTATAAGCAacaaatggaaaaaaaataacaaaaaaaaggggAAGGAGTAGGGGAATGAATGGGGGCAAAATATTTGAAACACACCAACAAAAAACTGATACAACCATGCACACCTTTGATAAGAGACAAAATGAAGGAAAATAAACCTTTATAACTAACACTAATAACTAACGGGCATCAACATCAACATGAAAAGCAAAAATTGTAcaacaataaacaaataaacaaatacaaAAGAAGAACTGCTGCATTTCATTAAAATTTGACTGATAGTGATCTACACAAATACATATGGCTATCTCCCCTATGATAAGGAGGATTCCAACATCTGGCTACATATTATAGTATGTAACCTAAAGAGTCATCAACATTGAAAATGTGTCCAATCCCTAGCAAAGTCACTATTACAAAAAGGAGGAGTTCAGAATAGACATACTTGGCACATTACACGAGCAATCACAAAAGCAAAACCCCTATATCTAACAATGCTATTTGTTGGACACAATCCAAAAAAGTCAAATCAAAATACCATCAAGCCAGCATGATTACATGTCCATCTATTTGGAACCACAAGCCTTCCTAAATACTTATAGATAAACTATATAAGACACCTACACCTACACACAGCAGCTCAATTCCACACCTTCAATCAAACTCCATTAACCTTAGCAACCTTCAACCCACGCCCATCTGCATCAACAGCAACCTCTTCAAACTGAGGATTCAAATTTCTCTTACTCTTGGAGGTCACAACATGATTTTCATGGGTAAGATTCTCTCCATTTTGGGAAGGTGCTTCAAGAACATGGGACAACAGCTCCTatgagaaagaaattgaaaaaacatatgaatctcactgaagaatgcaaaaTACAATTAGAAACAACACACATAAGAatgaggaataaaatattatacatCAGCACCTGAGTTTCTTTTTCCGTTGAGCTAAGCAATATATCGATTTCAGCAGAAAGATCATCACTAAGAGTATCATTGCTGGGAGTTTTCTCTTCCTTTCCATGCTCACCATCAATTAACCCAACAAATTCACTCCCCACAGAAATAACAGGCTGTTTTTCAGCCAAAAAATCTATAAGAACTGGGAATTTACACAACATCCCAGCACAATCACCAGCATCTTTCTCAGTTTTGATAAAACTATCAGAAGACTCCTTCTTAATACCAACATCAGCTTTTCCAGCAGGAACAGATTTGTGTAAGTCATGCTCCTATTCATATGCAATAAGAGTTTAAATAGGTAACGATCATAACAGAAATTGACAACAGCacaataaagaaacaaaaaatatcaaattaatgATGAATTAACAGGATCTAAAAACATTTGCATGTATATCTAACCTTTTTGGGAGAAGACTCATCATCAGCATCATAATTGGGAAGTTCAAACATCGCAATGATGGTGGAATCATCACAAATTCTCGTAACTCGGAAAGTCCCATAAAATGTATCATGTGGGACACCTTTGGTATCAACCTTGAGCAGCAACTTCTTTCCAATCAGCCCTTGGAATATGGGAGGATAAGTATCCCCACATATAACCTATTTTGAAAGTAACACATAAGAAATATTGTTTGAATAAGGAACATGCCATCCCATAAAGTGAAAACACATGGAAAAAAACTAACAACATACACTTGCATCTCTTTGAACTTCAGTAAACAAATCAGCACATGATTTCTTAAGCAAATAGGAAGCCTCACGATCAAAGAGAAGGAAAATACCCTCCCCAGTATGATCTTCAACTGtcactttaattttaaatctgGAGAGAGAAGAACAAAGGGGGAAGACAATCATTCAAATACATAATACCAAGAAACCTTATTTTTATAAACAGTCCACTCTACAAAATGAGAAcacatttttcaataaaaattctgACCTTGGAGTAACATTAGTTATGTGCTTCAAACAAAAATCACAGTAATAGGCACCATTTTGAGGATGGATACCCTTTCCACACACACAAGCAGAATACCACCAACCTCCATCCTCAACAATACCTTGGATTGCTCCAAAGATGATAAAAGAACCCTCCTATTTTTTAGGCATTTCAAAGTTAATTAACAACAGGAATGGAAAAACAGATCTGGAAATCcttgtttcattttctttttcgctCACTTGTgtataaaacaaacaaaaacacaACTAACTCAAAAGAAGACAACCTGATTGTTATCTTGAAGCTCTTCAATAGTGCACTTTCTAGTTAGACGCATGAAGTCATCTTCCAAGGAGAGAACCTTACCCTCATTTGCAATAAACAGTGGCTGGGTACCACTGCCACCTTGCTCAATCatactaaaagaaaattaatgcAAATAGTTGTAATTGTTACTCCAGATTGcttgtaaaaaaaaatacaataaacataAACATCAACAAAAGAAAGCATGCTAACCTCTGCCTGAAGTCAACAACTTCAGGAATATCAGGATTAAATAACATTTGTGTCGCATACATGACATTTTGAAGACCAACTTGACCTacagagaaacaaagaaagagtcTAGCAAAACTTTCTTGGAGAAAACACCTACAGCAGCCATGAGatgtgcagaaaaaaaaaaacaacatacCCCGAAAGAACTTGACTTTTGCAAGTTGAATAACTACAACAGGCTGCTCCACATACCCAGAGGCAAGGAAATGATTTACTTGATTAACATAATCCCCAAACAATGCACATCTCACTGTAAGACTGAAACTCAAAAGATCACAAAGAATCAAACAGAAAACAAgcaaaaaagatatttaaaagataaagagAAAGCAGCGGAAATGACTTAagaaacatactcttttgaagttAATTCCAATGcaatcattttcacaatttttcccTCTCTTGCAtattctttctcttctccaacTGAAGTTAAAAGTCCAATGACATCTATTCCAAATAAACACAACCTATTAACTATTAAAAGGATTTgtttaaaaaacttaaataacAGAACAGCAGCAAGATATACACACCAACTAAAAAATCATAATCTTGGGTCATGTTCAGCAGCTCAGAAAAAGGAAACATGTTGAAACAAGTCTTAGGGATAACATCTTCATCAACAGCTACAACAGTGGTTCGGTGAAGGAAAACCAATTTGAATTCATGGGAAGTTGCTCTATAACTACCATGATTTGACACAACACTAAAATATGCCATTCTATAAACTTGTCCTTCAACTATATGATCCCTAAACCTATTAAGGAGTGGTTTCTTGACAGTAGCTTGAATTTTTCCACACTATAAATGGAACAAAACAACAAATCAGATTAATGAAAcacataattttaatttgaaaacttaaaaaacagcAAGTAAGACCGTATTTAAAAGAGAAACTAATAGGGGCTAACATGTTCATCAAGGAGAATCATCTCCATTGAGTTAGGAACCTCATGGTTACCAAAAGAGGGTACAACCCAAAGCCTTAGAACCCTAACTTTCAGCCTCCAAGCCTCTCTAGGAGGATGCATCTTAGAAATCATATCAAATGGTGGAGGCATTGCAGTAAAAAGAAAGGAGATAAAGAGACTTGATGAAATATATGTAAATGTAAACACTTCAATTCTGAATTAATTTCAGCTTAGGAGCAAACACAACAAATCAGAATGTTTGTGCATTCAATGTGCTTCACCAACCATCCTTTTATAGAAAAAATCCAGGATACAATCTCACCTTTTTGAATTCAAATCAAATTGAGGAGGGAAATGCAGGGTAGTGGAGTTGAATAACCAAATTTTTCATTTAATGAGAAAGAAGAAATGAATGAATTGATATCAATCACATCACCACTAACCAAATAGGTTACATAGAAAGCACATACCATGTTGTAGGCATTCCCACATTCTCATCCCCGTTTAATGGAAGATAGACAACTAATGATAGCACCAAAAGCTGAAACAACACAAAAACAGGAAAAAGTAGTGATACTTTCGAGAAACAATAAAATAGGCAGTCACCAACTACAATCAACAATGACTCTAATGATGGCAATTAGAGTTGGTAAATGTCTTAGGTAGGGATACATTGGAAAAAGCAGCTAAATGGGAACAAAAGTATaaacaaacatgaataaaaatcTGTCAATCACATCAACTTTTTTCTTTGTGTAACGACACGTGGTAGTTAGATCTACAATAACATGAACCAATTCTACTTGCACAAGAGCATTCTTTTCTTAATGAACCTCTTAACTTCAGCACAAGGAGGTATCCAACAGCTGAGATATGAAACACATTTAACACAATCAACAGAAAAATGTAATCAAATTCATTTGaacttaaaaagaaataaaaaaacaacaGGATAAACATCAATATTTGTGATTCACATCACCACTAATAGAATAGATTAGTTACGAAACCCATTCTTTCATAATCATGGAGACAATCCACATGCAACCAGTAACACAAATAGCAGAGTATCCCATATTTTTTTCTGTAATTATCAGTAGAAAATAGGCAtcgaaaaaattgtgaaaatcaGTTAAACTTTGGGGCAGTTCTAGTAACACAAATACTAAGGTGATACCATCTTAGTCTAAGAAAGCCACTTCCTCTGTGAATCACATCTCAAATTCAGCAGAAAAATTGCATGTCTTTTCAAGaggtgaattgaattgaagttcCAAATCTTTCATTCAATCAGGAAAAAGCTATTAATCAATTCATATCAATCACATCACCACTCACCAAATAGGTTAGATAGAAAGCCCATACCTTGATAGGCACTCCCACATTATCATCTCCATTCAATGGCATTGAGACAATTAATCATAGGAGCAAAACCTGAACCAAcacaaaaacagtaaaaaaaaaccAACCTTTCAAGAAATCAAGAAATAGGGTTGACAAATTGAGATATGAGACCACAACTACTACAGTAAACATACAGCTCATAACACCATAGGGAAGGCAGTAATCATATACCAGAAACAATGATTCCACTAATGACAATCAGAATTGGTATAAATTGGTTAGATAAGGATACTTTCAAAACACTATACAGAAACATGAGTAAAAATCGGTCAATGACATAAACATTCATGCAAGGGATGAAATTGAAACCTTATACCTTGATAATGATTCACAAATTTCGAATTATCAAATGAAGAATATACACCACAACCTTATTATGTATCCATACCACATTTTCACGCGAATACTACATCAAACATACATAATGGGACATGTTTCTGTATACAAAAAACAGTTTAAAAACAAAAGGGATTTGTTCAACAAACaggatctaaaaaatttaaaaacatattcATGAAAAAAACAAAACACCTGCAACAAACAATATAACAGGTAACAAAATAAAGATCTGATAATGAGATAAAAACGAAAGCTAACACGAACTCCCAAAAATTGTAACCAACAAGATAAACCCACAAAAGAATTGAATAACCAAATCTTTCATTTAATGAgaaagaagctatgaaccaattCAATTCAATCACATCACGTGTCACCAAATAGGTCAAACAGAAAGCCCATACCCTGTTAGCCTTTCCCACATTCTCATCAACATTCAATAGCACATAGACAACTAATCATAGGAGCAAAAGCTGAACCAACACAAAAACAGGAAAAATAACTGAACCTTTGGAGAAATCTAAAAATAGGGGAAAAAATGACATATTACACCTCACGTACTACAATCCAGATACATGTCACTAGACCACATGGAAGGCACTCACCAACTACCCCAAACAATGATTCTAGCGATAGCAATAAGAGTTGGTAAATCTATTAGGTAGGGATACATTCAAAGCAGCAGACAAAACGGAACAAAAGCATAGAGCAACATGAATAAAAATCAGTCGATCACATCAACATTCATGAAAAGGATGAGACTGAAACCTCATACCTTGATAATGATTCCAAAATTTCCAAtttccaataaaaaatatataacagaaCCTTATTAGGTGTAGAGAACACAGTTTCATGGGAAGACGAACTGCTGGATACTTTTTTCTTTGGCTAAACACATGTGCTAGTTAGAAAAAGAACACCATGAAGCCATTTTACTGGCACAAGGGCATTCTTTTCTGAATTAACCTCTTAACTTGGGGCCAAGGATGTGTATATCCATCCAACAGCTGAAATATAAACAGATTTAACACAATCAACAgaatttttacataaataataaaaaaaactgacAATGCAGTTGACTTGAGATAAATAATCTTTCTTTCAATGAGGAAGATGCTATGAATCAATTCATATCAATCACATCAATAGTCACCAAATGGGTTAAATAGAAAGCCCATACCTTGATAGGCGGCATTCCCACATTCTGATATCCTTTAAATGACACACAAACAACTAATAATAGGATCAAAACAAGAACCAACACAAAAAAACTGAAAACAAGTGAAACTTTCAATAAATGAAGAAAATCAATTCATATCAATCACATCAATAGTCACCATATGGGTTAAATAGAAAGCCCATAACTTGATAGGCATTCCCACATTATCATCTCCATTCAATGGCATAGAGACAACTAATAATAGGAGCAAAACATGAACCAACACAAAAGCACAGAAAACAAGTGAAactttcaataaataaaaaaatacggaCCAAAAACTGACATATGAGAGCATACCAACTACAATACATCTACACGCCACAGGGAAGCCATTAATCAAGTACCCAAACAATCATTCTACTGATGACTATAACAGTTGGCAAATATGTTAGGTAAAGATATATTGAAAACAGCTGATGggttgaaaaaaaaagtatatagaaACATGAGTAAAAATCTATCAATGACATCAACATGCAAGAAAACCATGAGATTGAATGTAcagaaactaaaaaattaaaaatatattaataaaaacagAACAGCCATGCTACAAAGAAATGAACAGGTAACAAAAGAACATCTGATAATGAGTTCAAAATGAAAGTTAACAGCAAATCCCAAAAAATGTAGCCAAGTACATGAACccacaaaaagaaaacaatatcagaaacagaatttgaaattagaaatttcaCAAACCCTACACACAACATGTGCGTAAAACATGGAACAGATACCCAAAACAATCACAAATTGGAACATTAGGAATTTCACAAACCCTAGATAAGAAAATGTCCCTTACCCATATAACAGATACCAGTAATCATCAGAATTTGCAAAATTAGGGATTTCAGAAACCATAGACAAAATCATCAGAATTTGCAAAATTAGGGATTTCAGATACCATAGACAATAAAACCAGTGTAAATCGCGGATCAAAATTTGAAAGAGAATTTGCAAAATTAGGGATTTAAGAAACCATTCACAAAATCATCAATATTTGCAAAATTAGGGATTTCAGATACCATATACAATAAAATCAGTGTTAAATCGCGGAACAAAATTTGAAAGATTAGGAATTtcacaaaccctaaaaaataaaatCTCGCTTAGCCATTGAACAGAAACCGGAAAACATCAAAATTTGCACAATTAGAGATTTCAGAAACAATAGACAATAAAACCTGGTTCAATCGCGGAACAGATACCAAAATCCATCACAGGGATCTGAGATATTGAATCTGAGCGGAAAATTGGGAAATCCGCAAACCGGATGAACGGCGAGGAACAAACTCCCAGGAGAACACGGCTCCTAGAAACCGTATGGTACGGAACACGAAACGAAACTTGGAGACGAGAGCAAAGCTCCTAGGGTTGAAAGAAATCATTACCTACTGAAACAGATCCATCAAGAACGAAGGTTGACTCAGCGATTCGGTGAAAAGTATGGGAGGTTGCGTGAGAGAAGAGCCCAAATGGATAGGTGACGACTGGTGTCAGAGCAGCACATGCACCATCGGAAAAATGGGGCCAGGTGGAGGAGGTGCCACCGTGGAAGGGACCGTCCACCTCGGAGTGGAACCGGCGTGAGTTGCGGGGAGCTCTCCAGCTGGGAAACGAAACCACGCGTATCTAGTGTTTAATGATGTCATAACTTTATTTAGTTAAAGAGAGAAGTAAGAAGAAATTAAtagcaaaaatataataaaaatatgtttattaaaaatagttttacaATGAATAATTTACCTGAAATgaagattttttttaaactattttctTGTAAATCCAAGTGCTCTGCGCGCAACATTAATTTCTTCTTGAACTGGAATGGGTGGTTATTAGAATGTGTCAATCTTCAAACTTGTTCTACCTTGGATTCTACAAGGCAATGACTTT
Coding sequences within it:
- the LOC112799923 gene encoding replication protein A 70 kDa DNA-binding subunit C-like isoform X1, coding for MCGKIQATVKKPLLNRFRDHIVEGQVYRMAYFSVVSNHGSYRATSHEFKLVFLHRTTVVAVDEDVIPKTCFNMFPFSELLNMTQDYDFLVDVIGLLTSVGEEKEYAREGKIVKMIALELTSKDLTVRCALFGDYVNQVNHFLASGYVEQPVVVIQLAKVKFFRGQVGLQNVMYATQMLFNPDIPEVVDFRQSMIEQGGSGTQPLFIANEGKVLSLEDDFMRLTRKCTIEELQDNNQEGSFIIFGAIQGIVEDGGWWYSACVCGKGIHPQNGAYYCDFCLKHITNVTPRFKIKVTVEDHTGEGIFLLFDREASYLLKKSCADLFTEVQRDASVICGDTYPPIFQGLIGKKLLLKVDTKGVPHDTFYGTFRVTRICDDSTIIAMFELPNYDADDESSPKKEHDLHKSVPAGKADVGIKKESSDSFIKTEKDAGDCAGMLCKFPVLIDFLAEKQPVISVGSEFVGLIDGEHGKEEKTPSNDTLSDDLSAEIDILLSSTEKETQELLSHVLEAPSQNGENLTHENHVVTSKSKRNLNPQFEEVAVDADGRGLKVAKVNGV
- the LOC112799923 gene encoding uncharacterized protein isoform X2, encoding MRMWECLQHDVIGLLTSVGEEKEYAREGKIVKMIALELTSKDLTVRCALFGDYVNQVNHFLASGYVEQPVVVIQLAKVKFFRGQVGLQNVMYATQMLFNPDIPEVVDFRQSMIEQGGSGTQPLFIANEGKVLSLEDDFMRLTRKCTIEELQDNNQEGSFIIFGAIQGIVEDGGWWYSACVCGKGIHPQNGAYYCDFCLKHITNVTPRFKIKVTVEDHTGEGIFLLFDREASYLLKKSCADLFTEVQRDASVICGDTYPPIFQGLIGKKLLLKVDTKGVPHDTFYGTFRVTRICDDSTIIAMFELPNYDADDESSPKKEHDLHKSVPAGKADVGIKKESSDSFIKTEKDAGDCAGMLCKFPVLIDFLAEKQPVISVGSEFVGLIDGEHGKEEKTPSNDTLSDDLSAEIDILLSSTEKETQELLSHVLEAPSQNGENLTHENHVVTSKSKRNLNPQFEEVAVDADGRGLKVAKVNGV